CAGAAAAGGGCCACTTTTTAGCCGATACATGTAATTTCATTCACTTTAACACAACCTAAACCCAAATGCACACAAAAAAGATACACTCATGTCATCAGGAATGTAAGATGAATCAGGGATGAAAAACATGTTAGTGTCCCAGAAAGATTAGCCCAATTCCACATCAAGATTGCTAAATTTCGCagaatttgaatatttttatgtatattttaatagGGAAACAAAATGTCCTTCCAAATTCCAAAATGTATCCCTTCAAATCCCTAAATTTCCCTCCTAATCTATAAATTTCCCTAAAATCTCTGAATTTTCTTAAAATATGCTTTCTAACTTGAATTCGAATGAACATCTATAATGTCAGAAGAGGGCATGCAATAAAATATCACCACTCACCAAACATAATCTCATCAGCAAAATATTTTATGTTTGGGATCCCGGTAGCTGGTTTAACTTCAGACTTAATTGGGCCGTGTCTAACTAGTCTCAGCTTAACCTACATGATCTAGGTTTAAACCAGATTGCGGAATCGTAACTAGGTACTACAGAGAACTAAACAAAGGCATGTCTTGATATGATTCTATTGTGTTTTTGCTCTACAATGTTCAAAATAACATCATAAGTATTATGTTTAATGATGACGTAAATATTGACCAACATAAGACATAATACCTCTAAttccattgttttttttttttcattgtccaACCAGTTTTGGGAGGTGATCTCCGACGAACATGGAATCGATCCTACGGGGAATTACGTGGGCGACTCCGATCTGCAGCTTGAACGAATCAATGTTTACTACAGCGAGGCAACAGGGGGAAAATATGTCCCCAGAGCTGTTCTCGTCGATCTCGAGCCTGGGACAATGGACTCTGTCCGAGCGGGACCGTTTGGACAGTTATTCCGACCAGACAACTTTGTTTTCGGGCAGAGTGGTGCTGGAAACAACTGGGCCAAGGGACACTACACAGAGGGTGCTGAACTCATTGAGACAGTAATGGATGTTATGCGTAAGGAAGCCGAAAGTTGTGACTGTTTGCAGGTACGTTATGTTGATGATACATGAGTCAATTTCTGACGTATCGAAATGCGATTTTATCATGTATCtaattttcaatttgaaatataAAGGTTGACATTTCTAAACATATCTTTTCAAGCTTCTGCATTTATTTTATTCTCATAAAACTCTTAATGGTGTTAAACAGTTTTGAAACATAAAAAACTTCAAAATAATACACCAATGTTTGTTTTCTTTCAGGGTTTTCAACTGGCGCATTCCCTCGGTGGAGGAACGGGTTCCGGAATGGGTACCCTCCTGATGAGCAAGATCCGTGAAGAGTACCCAGACCGCATCATGATGACCTTCAGCGTCGTCCCATCACCCAAAGTATCAGATACAGTGGTAGAGCCATACAATGCTACTCTTTCTGTTCACCAACTTGTAGAAAACACAGATGAAAGTTACTGCATTGACAATGAAGCCCTTTATGACATTTGCTTCCGTACCCTCAAACTGACCACACCAACATACGGTGATCTTAACCATCTTGTTTCAATTACCATGAGCGGTGTGACCACCTGTTTAAGATTCCCAGGTCAACTGAATGCTGATCTCCGCAAGCTTGCTGTCAACATGGTGCCATTCCCTCGTCTCCACTTCTTCATGCCTGGTTTTGCCCCTCTGACCAGCCGCGGTAGCCAGCAATATCGTGCTCTTACTGTTCCAGAGCTGACCCAGCAGATGTTTGATGCCAAGAACATGATGGCTGCATGCGATCCTCGTCATGGACGCTACCTCACCGTTGCTGCCATCTTCCGTGGTCGCATGTCCATGAAGGAGGTTGATGAGCAGATGCTGAATGTCCAGAACAAGAACAGCAGTTACTTTGTGGAATGGATCCCCAACAACGTGAAGACCGCCGTCTGCGATATCCCACCTCGTGGCCTCAAGATGTCGGTCACCTTTATCGGCAACAGCACCTCTATCCAGGAGCTGTTTAAGCGTATCTCTGAGCAATTCACCGCTATGTTCCGTCGTAAGGCTTTCTTGCATTGGTACACTGGTGAAGGTATGGATGAGATGGAGTTCACCGAGGCTGAGAGCAACATGAATGACTTGGTGTCTGAGTACCAACAATACCAGGATGCAACAGCTGATGAAGAAGAGGATTtcgaagaggaggaggaagaagaactGGAGGAAGCTTGAAGGATGAGAACTAAACGAACATTAATTTTTTATTCACTGGTGCATAAAATTGATGTAATTAATTcacttttcaaatttattttattctctGCTTGATTGCTGTACATTTTTTCTTTTGTGCAAAAGTCAGTTGACTTAGACTAATGTATTCCGAAAAAATATTGCAACTCACTCCAATGTGTTAACAGTATATGTGATAGTTGTTTGTACTTGAAATATTCTTCTTTTTTATCATGCTGATGCTGGCATTCGTAAATGAGACTtattctgaaaattttgaaaacatcacctttttaaatgaaaaatttagCGATAGTAGAGAGGTTGTGACTTGCAGTCGCTGCCAATATGGAGTGAGGTCTTTTGAGAACCAATCGCGTGTGGCGTTTACAAGGCATTTGGTGACGGCAAATCGCAACCTCTCAAAATGTACGTATAGAATGTTCCGATGTTTAAAATCGCTACAGCGATGAGCGGCTCTGCAgttgaccaataaagtggagcgTTTCTTGTAACTTTGAAAAGAACGATCTAGTTCATTGGTCAAACCTCAAACGCTTTTCGCTGTTTACTGGTTATGTATATAACTTGAAACTTTTAAAGATAACAGTAATGATGATAACAGTAAACTGATAATATTATTTCATGAGTATTTATTTGAAGATTCCCTCGCAACATGCTTCAAAAATCTATTCAGAAGGTTGCACGTTGACATTGCTAAAGGTAAAACACGTCAGTTCTTCCCTCATTTGAAGTAATCAAGGACGGGTCCAGGGAGCCGGTCCCCCCTCTAAAAGAAGGGGAAATTAAGACTATTTTGACAAACGTTTTGCAACACTATTCTACTCGCAGGGGTACACCCTCTCGGCTCCTCATAATGATTTATAATAGAGACACATTTGTCCTAAAATTTTCCCccacaaaaagaaaaacaaacaaaaaaagaaagaaagaaggaaggaaagaaattTGGATCCTCCACATGCCTTCGATTATAGAATTTTGAGGCATAATTGAGGAGATTGCACATGTTGCAGGGTTTATTATTAATCTGCAATCATGTTAAATAATAATTGTGACgtcatgatacatgtataattatgtcCAAAAGTATAGTGTCATTAATAATAGTACAGAAATGTAGTATAGGCCGATGACGATAGTTAATAATAAGTAATGGTAGCTAAATAGcctttggaattaaaaaaaaacccgatgTATCACAGCGCTGTATTCAAAGGTATTTGAACAAATCCCGTAAATTGCAACAGAATTAATTATGAACAATGTATTATAAAATTAGTGTGCATGTGCATGCATAAAGGCACAGTTTGTAACAGGGTCAATATTCTTTAAATTGaactttcaaaaataatgcagtCTTAAACTCCCTGATCAATCTGGATCAGGATCAAATACGAGCTTATATACCATTCCAGATCAATTTGGTCCATTATTATgatttgatggatccaagtgtgtgaaaatattagatccaaaacataataatgatacaattgaatgctttacgcccaatatttattgctctcgctatgagttttaaaatattggactcgacgacgtctcgtccaatattttaaaactcatagctcgaccaataaatatgggctcaaccgatccaattttatatcagaaatCGAATCGCACTCAAATTTGATCTATGTTAGATCAAATGTGACTTTAAATAAAACTTTCGAGTATGTTTCTAAGTAATAGGGATCTGCAGGTTTGATCCGggccttttttttaaagaacgaAAAACTGTCAATTTACACACTTTTTCAATTTTAGAAGAAGTTTATtcaaaaacaataattatagtaggAAAGGGCATATAATAGTAGTTTGCCACAAAAGAGCAGATATCCTC
This DNA window, taken from Amphiura filiformis chromosome 16, Afil_fr2py, whole genome shotgun sequence, encodes the following:
- the LOC140135427 gene encoding tubulin beta-4B chain-like produces the protein MREIVHINAGQCGNQIGSKFWEVISDEHGIDPTGNYVGDSDLQLERINVYYSEATGGKYVPRAVLVDLEPGTMDSVRAGPFGQLFRPDNFVFGQSGAGNNWAKGHYTEGAELIETVMDVMRKEAESCDCLQGFQLAHSLGGGTGSGMGTLLMSKIREEYPDRIMMTFSVVPSPKVSDTVVEPYNATLSVHQLVENTDESYCIDNEALYDICFRTLKLTTPTYGDLNHLVSITMSGVTTCLRFPGQLNADLRKLAVNMVPFPRLHFFMPGFAPLTSRGSQQYRALTVPELTQQMFDAKNMMAACDPRHGRYLTVAAIFRGRMSMKEVDEQMLNVQNKNSSYFVEWIPNNVKTAVCDIPPRGLKMSVTFIGNSTSIQELFKRISEQFTAMFRRKAFLHWYTGEGMDEMEFTEAESNMNDLVSEYQQYQDATADEEEDFEEEEEEELEEA